GAAGACCTCTCAGTAACATTACGACAGCTCCGCAATCGCCTGTTTCAAGAAAACTCTGTTCTCAATTCACTTCCCCTCAATTCTCTGAGTAGGAACAATGAAGTAAGTGGTGCTgtcactgaatgaataaatatcatTACTAATTTCCCATTCCTTATGCTCTCTGACATGAGAGCAAACTTGCAATTTTAGGAAATGACAAGTTTTACAAATTGACTGCTGgagtagattctttttttcctttagtgtAATTTTTAAACGAATCTCCTGACTAGACAGACTCTTTTTTGTGAGTTGAGCAAATGAGTATTGCGTTCTCGTGCGAGGGCTGCCACCAGTGAATGCAGACGGCCAGAAGTCACACGAACCACCCGATGGGTGGAGCTGTGTTGATCTGGTTACGTAGAGGCCGATACTCGTTACTCGCTGCCATTTCTGACGCGTTGCCTCCTCTTCCTGATTCTCAGCAATACAGTGGAGGGAGGCACTCACTCTTCACTCCCATCAGCCTCAGCACGCGGCATGCCACCTCTGTGGCAGCCTCCCCTCTTCACCACCCGTGGCTGAGCAGGGCCACCATCTTTTCTGCTCTGCTGCGGAACATGTTCAAGGAAGGGGAGCAGGCAGGGCCGCTGGCGGGATCTCACTGCAGTGTGTCAGAGTATTGTGATGCCCTGAGGGAAGGCCCCTTGAGACTTTGGATGCTTTATCGTGCCTTTATCAGAAACACAGCTGTTGAGTGGTAGTCCCTGTGCTGGGAATGACCATCACCTTTTTGTTAGGAAATAGtgtttttatgtgcattttcaaTTGAAGTGAACCTGCCAAATGGAGGACATTTGTTGCATGAAGTCACTTACTGTGCTTAACATTTGTAGTATCTTGTTCCTTACGTGATAAATGGCAAAACGCAGATCTCTGGTGcagatttaaaataatgcttatttCCTTTGGTTCTCTGCAGGTTgatctgctctttctttctgaattGCAAGTGCTACACGATATTTCAAGTTTGGTAAGTAGGTTACTCTCgtatttcagtttcatttattttggttccAAAAGACATTTCCTGAGAATCCGTGAATGATAGTGAAACCAACTGAAGTTTGATTAAGTATGCCCTAGAGTTATAATAGCACGAAAATTGAGAAATCAGTGGTGTTGGGAATTTTGAACTCCTCTCTTGttacagagaaattattttgcatttttgcttttgggagagacagggagtgtATCTTCTAAGGACACAGGCCTGGGAGTAAGGCCACCCTCACTGTAGTCCTGACGGGGCTGTTGATTTCTTGAGAGACATTAAGACCCGATTCCTCTATCTTTATCTTTGGGTCCAAAATAgaaataacaggggtgcctggatgactccgttgttgagcatctgactcttgattttggctcgggtcatgatctcacgatcatggggttgggctctgcactgagcgtggagcttgcttaggaatCTCTCCCCGCTCTCTTGCTCGTGCATGCACGTGCtttatctaaaaatttaaaaaacaaatagaaataacagTTTGGACTAATAATGCTgtcacaaggaaggaaataaatatcccTGcagtatattgtgtgtgtgtgtgtgtgtgtgtgtgatttttttttttaaatacttttgaagtttatttattttgagagagagtgagcaagcaggggaggggcaaagagagagaatcccaagcaggctctgcactgctagtgcagagcccgatgaggggctcagactcaacgAATTGTAaaatcacaacctgaaccaaaatcaagagctggacgcttaactgactgagccacccaggctcccctgtgtgAATACTTTCGAAAAGATCCTCCTGTTACTGAAATAAGAAAACTTACCTGTATACTGTCTTCTGAATTTATTGCCCAAAGTTTTCAGCAGGTTGGTTTGGGGAGTCTAGAGGTGTATTGCTAGGGGTCAGCCCAGGTGGTCTAGGAGGGCATCTGGGAGGTATCTGCCCTCTGAGCACTGATGGCTCATGCTCTCTTGGGATCGAACTGGTCCAACTATCTGTTCTTTCATACACCGGCTCATATCTAAGGTTTTTTTATTTCGAGTTAGCTCTGCGtaggcccgacgtggggctccaactcccaacCCTGCGATCAAGCactgcatgctttactgactgagctagccagacaTTCCCTCCTATCTGAGGTTTTTTAACTAAGGagttttttaaagagcttttatTAAATGTTCAAGGAGTcttaaaactgctcttaaaaatgaGATTTGTGTTGGGTTTCTCGGAAACTCCCATTTCAACTGATTCTGTCTGCCACCGTTTTAGTAGACTGTGTGTTGTGGCACACTGGTATGGTTCTGTTCAGCCTAGTCTAGTTAGGTATAAAACTTCAAGTGGCTGTGTCTGACATTACTTTATCCACTTCCTTTTGTTTGTTCTCCTAAGTTGTCTCGACATAAGCATCTAGCCAAGGATCATTCTCCTGATTTATATTCGCTGGAGCTGGCAGGTCTGGATGAAATTGGGAAACATTATGGGGAAGACTCTGAACAATTCAGGGATGCTTCAAAGATTCTTGTCGATGCTCTGCAAAAGGTAAATTACTGAGCAGTTAGAGTGTGACCATTTCACTTTTAGCCTCTCAGTGGAAAAATCCATTTAGTGAAGTACCATTAATTGAAGTTTCCCCTTCTTGGAGGACCCCTCATTTTCATGTCCCAGGGTAGAGTGGGTCAGAGGTGTGTGCCAGGAGGTCTCTCTCTAATGTTGGCAGATCACTAACTCCAGCacagtacttttttctttttttatggtggtGAAATACGCACAAGATCtgccattttgaccatttttaagtgtccgTTTCTGTAGCATTCAATACGtttacattgttgtgcaactGTTACCCCTGTCCACTGCCAGAACTTTCTTCTTCCctaactgaaactctgtccccattagcCCTATGGAAATCATCGAAGGAGAGTACTTAGCACAATCCCAGACACTGAGTAGATGTGTGGTACACGTGTAATAAATGCTAGTTTTTCTCTGCCCTTGGAGTTGCTCCCCTGCAAGTCTTCGGTGAGTTAAACTTTCTAGGTGTTTGTGATGAACCAGAGACCACTTAGgaagattttcatttccctttcccacttcccttcccccagttTACATGCCAACAACTTgtctcttaatttcattttgaacatTTGAATATATGTTGAAGGTGaacttttctgaatattttaacatAATCAAACCTTTAAGACATAGTGTATTTCATTAGCCAATAGGCAAATGTTCTTGTAGGTGCACAgggctttaaaattattttaataaatacatgtttgtgATTCATAGTGATGTCAGTACCTCTccagtttgcagatgacatgtatAACCTTTACGGTGGGAATGCTGTGGTAGAGTTAGTGACCGTCAGATCATTTGACACGTCTCTTGTGAGGAAGACAAGGACTATTCTTGAGGCAAAACAAGAGGTGAGTACATTTTTAGGTCctgttttaaaactataaagttaAGAAAGCCCACGAAGTCCTAGATCACCTGTGGGAGACCTGGAAGAAGAGTCAGGAAATCTGAAAAGCGattcaaatgaaaacacaggttGCTTATTCACATGGACCGATGTGTTTTGCCAGGATTTGGGGGTTGTAATCAGATAAAGCAAGCGTTTGAGTTCGGGATAAATGTGTCAAAGCCGGTAAGGGAATTCAAATGTTGCTGTCGCAAGGAGTGGTAGGAGTCAGCACGTGGAGTCTGCTTTTCCAGGACGTGTGCCATCTGTGTGGCGTGGTCCCTCATTTGCTACGATCTGCTCCGTATACTCCTGATAATGTACCACAAGTTTTGGGCCTGGATCTTGCTTTCAGCATTTAGAGGGTCCTGGGCGAGAGTGCCAGCCGTAGCAAAACACGTGCTTTACATGTTACACGTGCACCTATACGACAGTAGCATCGCGGATACTCCCGAACGTCGTGTGGCCGTTATTAACGGTTGGCTTCATAGCGTGGAGCAATTAGCTACCCCGTCATTTGTAGACACTCCCTTTTGGACCCATTTGCAGCCGCCACCGTGCTCAGTTTTACTGAGTGCGGTGTGGCCCTTAAAGATGGTCAGAGGTAATGCCTGCTCAAGGTAAGCTAGAGGTGCCTGGTTTGAGGTGGTTTCATTCTGTAATTGGAGTTGCAGGACCTGATTTAAGACAGCATGGCAAGCTAGACAATCCAACAATTTTTCCACTGCAGAGCACTTAGAAATACTCATAAAACATAAACAGCTTTTTGAGTGCACAGCTTAGCTCTCAAGACAGGGAAATTCTTAAGGAGCAAATAAAGAAGAGGTACTTGGAAACTAGTAAGCAGGCTACCCTAGGCACATTTCCAGTTGGGCTACCAGGAGACCGGAAACAAGGCCCTTGGCTCCCTGAAAGGGTGGAGTTCGAAACTGACCCCTCCATATAAAACTGTGAGACTCTGTCAGGGCTCTGCCCTTAGGGAGAGGGTAGACCAGAAAACCGTCATCTGCCCACCAGCAGGAGACAGAAGAGCAGCTTGGGCCCTATGTAGTCGGGGTATATTTGGGGATGGAAATGTCTCTTAGGGAATTCTTAACCACAGGACCACCTTCCTGTTGGTGTGCGGCTCAAATTTCTCTTACCTGCAAGTTCCAGAAAGCCCCAGGCCAAGAAATTAATACAAACCCTGGCCCCAGGCTGGTAAAGACCCGCGGTGCCCAGCAGGAGTCTGTGTAAAACCTCCAGGAGGACATTCCCTCCCCACGAGCCACAGTGGAGGGGGCGTCCCCAGATGTGAACTCAGAACACCGTAAAGCAGGTGGAGCCAGTCCACCGTGAGTGCAAGGTAGCTACCAAAGCGTCCGTTAGACCACCAAAAACCTCAGAAGAATATGGGTATAGGCtacaaaacaatttaaagaaataaagaagtcaagaaaaaagaactttagagagagagggagagggagagagagagaatcccaagcaggctccacactgcagagcccgatgtggggctcaaactcacaaactgtgagctcatgacccgagccacccaggcaccccacaggacactgtttttaaaggaagatttGAATGTAACCAGAGACTTTAAATACTAGATTCTTTCAACATTGTCCACGTCAGGCCCGCTAGTTTTATGTGAAGCAGTTCCAAAGAGAAGTGTGCCAGTTTGAAGAAGGTACCCTTGTTTAGGGAGTTTGACAAACCAGTTTTATAGAGGTGAATTGGCTCTGAGGTGTTAGGCTGAATTTATAATGGATAAAGTGGGTTTATTAGGAAGTAGTTTCTGAAATTATTATGCACGTGGTGAGGAGCAAGAACCAGGTGGTGGTTGTTGGGTTTTCTTTACTTACAAGGTTGtgaattaacattttacatatgtaatctgaatttttaaagtttcctatCTGTTAATACTAATAGACGAAACCACTTTGAGATGGGAGACTGGTACCAAACATTCCTGGGAATAAACACCATTCTGCCCAGACCGGTGGTCTGTGTCCAGCGTCTGCCCCTCaaccctgtgctgacagtcttGCCAACCTCACTGGAAATGAGGCCTTGAGCTTGAGGCTCTTTTACGGTCATGGGAACGTTCCACAATTCGATTGTGCTGATGACTGTGCGTGATGATCTCTGTGAATATATGAAGATGCAGGGAGATGTACACAGGGATAGGGAACCCATTTACCCCGAAAAAAGAAAGGTCTTCGAGGGTGAAATCCCTTAACGTTTGCCTCCTCTCTAAGCTCCCCCCATGTGTGTGtacccaccctctctctcccaacGGAAATCACTAGCTTGCTTTCTTAGTTTGAAGTGTTTAAGGAAACGTTTGCGTGCTTACAGCACGCCAGGTGCTGGGGCTGTGGGGCTACAATCTCTTCTCTCTCGAGACAAACCTGGTCCTGTCACTCACTTCCTGCTTGAAACGGGTCAGTGCCTCTTCCTTGCCCATAGGCTCCAGGCCAGATTCTCCATACTTACCCTCGAGCCACATCTGCGGTTTCCCTCCTTGTGTTCTCTAGTCAGAATGAACTGTTTCCCAAACGGTGCCTTTGCACAGGCCTGGAATAGAGTCCACCTCCACCAAGCCCCAGCTGGATGAACATGCGCACAAACATGTAATGTGTGTGGTGCTAgttaaggaaaaacattttaatactgtATAAAGCGGAAGGGAGTATTTGTTCCTAGGAACCtcgtcttctctctctaccctccccatCTACAGGTAATTGCTGCCCTGATACGTTAATCATGCCCTTGTTTCTTTACGGTTTGACCACTTAATGGATTTATCCTTAAGCAGTGTTGTTTGGTTTTGCCTGTGtttgaattttacataaatggaatcacactatctgtatttttctgtatcGTTTGCTGCTCTTTCTTGTTTCCAAGGGTCACACAGGCTGTAGTTCAGTCTTCCCTGCTGTGGGTTCCGTCGTGTGGATGTGCCGCATTTTCCGTGCTGTTAATGGATATCCTTGTGCGTGTCTCTTGGTACATACAGCAGTGGTTCTTAGGGTGTGGACTTGCCAGATCATGGGATATTCACACTTTCAACGTTACTGGTGTTGCCCCATTTTCTCAAGCAGTTGGACTGGTTTATACTTCCACTGACCATGTGCTTACCTTTTCTGGGAAAGCTCCCCTTCTTGGTTCCTCCTAGTATAAGCATGTCTTGATTCCACCTAGAAATAAGTGATCATCAGATAAATGAATCATAGCTACCAAACCGGGATAATTTCCTATCTTAAAATTCTTCCCTTTtgatatctttcttttcttcattgtagAGGAACCCACCAAGCCCCTATAATCTTGCATATAAGTATAACCTTGAGTATTCAGTGGTTTTCAACATGGTACTTTGGATAATGATCGCCTTGGCCTTGGCTGTGATTGTCACCTCTTACAATATCTGGAACATGGATCCTGGATatgacagcattatttatagGATGACAAACCAGAAGATTCGAATGGATTGAACTTTCCTTATGCCAGACTTAGAAAAGGGGTTTGGAAATTGGCTGTTTTGTTAAATCTTTTAGTGTAGTTGAAAGTAGATGGtatactttaaatttataaaaaaaaaaaattttttttgttctgtgtgCCTGTGATGTTCTTTTAAAGTGAATTATATTGATGTGAACTGATTTGTGTGATTAGATTCCATAATATGCTCAAATATGATATAaccatttaatataatttcattccatttaacatttggaaatgtgcactgaaataaatgtaaaacatttagaatagCTTGTGTTATTTATGTTGGGAAAATGCACTGAATTAGAGAAACTTATGAGTGTTTAATAACTTCCTTACACAGGATAGGTGAAAATATTTCAGTTGTTACATCCTATGAACTATGTGTAAATGTCTTAATTTGATGTAAATATCTCTGCAACAAGATAGAAACTTTTTAACTTCAAGTAGCCCTAAACTATAAGAGTGCTTCTTACACAGTTACTTAGATTGGGCACTGCATCTGATTGACAGAGGATAGCTGTTTTTTAACCTCTCCTGAAAGTTGGGTGATGCAGGTCATGGTGTGGGTGTTAAAAAATACTACACTGATCTAAAAAGAAACTAGCTTTGTGGAGTTATAGATACCTATAATTATACCCACAAAAACCAATATTTGGGGGACATCTTGGGGCTTGAATATAAAATCTTTTAGTAACTTTTCCCCCTGTGTAAGTTACTGTTAATGGTTTGTGGTACAACGTCATTCTCTGGAATATTAAGTGGAAGGAGATGCTCCCTACTTTTCATGCAGAAGTGGACCAATGTCTATAAAGAGTGACAAATAAAGTTAATGATTCCAAATTTGTGTCATTTCAATACTAAATCTATTTTGTATTGTAAAAACCGAACTAAACAGGGTTTTAATCAGAATTGGCAGTTTTGTTATACAAACGGtttcgtggttttttttttttttttttttttttttttacgtttgtttATTCTCGCTGTCTCCGAGATTCGGTATCAAGACAAGGAAGACATCTGAATTACCATTCTTGTTACTGAATTTATACAGAATATGTGGTGAATTCATACTAGAGGTAGGAAAAGCTTAAATTTCCCTATGGTATTCAAAAGACGAATAAGTAATCGGTCAAAATAGGAAGGACTAAGATGAAGTCTTAAaggttataattttatttcttaaaagacttAATAGAATTTCAAATTTCATGATTATGTAGCAAGATTACTTGAGTCGGAGAGTTATGCTGCCCTGCCCCTGGGAACCCTACTTGGATTTAGTGTGTAACGTTTCTGTGcctcttctttggaaagatcatcAAATCATTTCTAAGTAACACTGAAGTTGGCAGGTTGGAAAAGATGGAGTCTAGTTAGTGTGTTTTCTACCACCTAATGCAAGACGCCTTTAACAGTTACAGCGTTAAATGTCCGTAGAGGAAGGTTTTCTTCTTGCCTCTCATTTAACCATAAACAGTCAAGCTGATAACTTCACCAAGAAAAGAAACGACACTGTTCTAAAATCACATGTGTATTCTCCACTGTTAACTCCCTGGCAAGTTTATGGGGGTGAAGGTGTTCTCAGCTGCTTAGCCCCAGAACACTGACCTCCACAGAACTCAACAGGGCCTGTGTTTGGGGAGCCAGGAACGTCTAACGCTACAGAGTAGTTAAAATCCACATTTCTTTCACAAGTTTCTTATATAAACATTGCCATAGAAGATTACGATTTTATAATGAGGTAAACCAATGCCTTTGTAATTTAAAACTGATGAGACTAAGttctaggggagaaaaaaaattacatgaccGCACTAATCCTTATAGGGTAGATGGCATCAGCACCCTTCTGTCTGTTAGGCAGAAggcaattaattaaaataaatgttctgccAAGATTATTATACCTGTTGCTGATGATTTGCTCTTAAATTAAGTCTAATTTGTTCAGGAACATAAATCACAGTGTCGAGATTTGTGTGAGAGGCAGGAAAGCTAGACTCGTGACAGACTATCTACTgacagatgggggaaaaaaaaaccctaatcaCCTTTTATGTAATCAGAATATTCCAGGTTTATAAAATATCTGAGATTCTACATGTGTTAGGTACTGCTTAAGGCCTAATTCTATTAGGAATGATAtagaactgatttttattttctttggctatGCTGTTTGGAAGTAATGGTAATCTGAGTACATTTTCACTGATACCAAATAATGGAGAAGCCATGAACTTACTTTTTAATGGATGATCAAACCAACAATTTGCAAAGGACATAGGAACTGGGGTCAGTGAGCAGGCCTTCTAACCTTAGGCTCAGGCAGTTTCTTTCTAGCCTTTTTGTCACGGAATGACTATGCAATGGTTTCTTGGAACAACGGAGTTGTTGGAGAAGGCCGTTAGTAAGAAGTACTGTGATTAAAATGCATCAAGGGTCGTCCTACAGATGAATTCAGTTTGCCATGTCACCATTTAATTGCTGAACGATCTTGGGCAAATCCCTCAATCTCTGAATCAGTTTTAAATCTACATCATGGGGATGGTAATACTCCCAAGTTTGTGGGAATGAGCATTCAGTACACTATCATGTTCTAAGGGTTGTGAATGCTTTCTAAAATAACAGTGCTAAATCCCAGGAAGTCTGCTTGGGCCTATGGTTGTACCTTTGATGTGTCCTCGCCAGTTTCTTGGTTGCAAACAATGGGAACAGTGGTTTGGTTAAATTACACCATCTGTCCTACTAAGAGCCTTCTATTGGCTCAGAATCCAATTCAGGAGCACACAATGCATTTAGTTCTCCTGTTTGCATAGGCTCCGTTAATCTGGAACAGTTTGTTTTTGAAGTGTAATGGAcagttattttatagaatgtccctcagCTTGAGTTTGATATTTGCTCATGATGAAATTCAGGTTATATGTTTTCAGaaagaataccacagaagtgGTGGGTCCATCTCAGCCTGTCCCTGTCAGGAGGCGCATGGATGTCAATGTCTCCTTTCTGGTGACATTAGCTTTGTTTAAGGTGGTATCTGCCAGTTTTTTCCCCtaaacagttatttttcttttgtaattagaCACGTTAAGACTATtatttagaggcacctggctggctcagttggtagagcgtgtgacacttgatctcagggtcgtgcaTTCAAGTCCCACgatgggtgcagagattacttaaaaaaattttttttaacatttatttttgagagagcgagcgagcagggcaggggcagagatggagacacagaatccaaagcaggctccaagctagtAGCACaaaacccaacacggggctcgaactcaaggaccacgagatcatgacctgagccaaagtcggacactcaaccgaccaagccacccaagtgccctgagcttacttaaaaaaaaaaaaaaaaaaaaatagatgtatatCTCATTATTCATTTTACTGTCACCCGTTCTAGCATCCATTGATTCTTGCCTGAAAGAATTATTACTGTGGTATTTaccaaataatgtttttattatttatttttattttagtgagtgcatgcaagcaggggaaaggggcagagagaatatctcaagcaggctccatgttcagcatggagcccgacacaggccagcctggaatcatgacctgagccgaaatcaagagtcagacgctcaaccaactgacccacccaagcgcccccaaatgttttatttccatcattccttttttttttttaatgtttatttttgagagagtacaagcgggagagggacagagaggggggaacagagggtccgaagcgggctccgcactgacaacagagaacccagtgtggagcttgaactcacaaactgcaagatcatgacctgatcttaaataggatgctcagccgactgagccacccaggggccccttcatCGTTCCTTCTTATTAACTGGAATTCTATAAAGAAgagctttcccttctccccatttatttattccattatttatacCAGCACGGACTCATGGATATTTTAGGTTCTGTGTtactattatcatttattttgttgttccgTTGTCCTAGATTTGGCCATTGGGAGACCCTTGAGTTGGTTCTtatgtccttttgacatgtccccattttttgagcacttatttactttctggcactacattTTATGAACTAAATTTTCAAGTTAACAACCACCAGCATACCTTTATGTGACCGGGAGAAAGATGGGTGGGGAGAGGCGCAGGTAAGGAAAGAAGTGGTATCAGTTGGAATATGTAAACACATAACAAAATGAGGAATTAGGAGAGAGGGAAGTGGGACTCACCCCGGGCTCACGTtttcacccaaagtggggctagaactcacatgACATGGGATCTgtgagaatcatgacctgagccgaagtcgaatgcttaatgACTAAGCCAGgtgcgttttgttttgttttttaaggttttatttttaagcactctctacacccaacgtggggcttgaactcacaaccctgatattgAGGGTGGCATGCCCttctgagccggccaggcaccctgGGCAGATGTCCTTCTTATAAGAACAGTCATATTGGATGAAGGGCCCGCTTGActccagtatgatctcatcttcactaattacatctgcaatgaccctattccCAAATGAGGTCACTTCTGTGGTACcaggggttagaacttcaacatctATCTTTTTGGTGGACAAAATCCAACCCATAACAGGATCATAAAAATGTCAGCTCTCTCCAAGTTAATTTAATGCCatcccaatgaaaataaaaatgttttgggggagcctggatggttcagttggttaagcatccaactcttggttttggctcaggtcatgatctcacagttcatgggctcaagccctgcaaaccatgggattctctccctctctctgcccctccgctgcttgcacgctctttctcaaaataaataaataaactttaaaaaatgtttttatggaaCTAGACAAGTAGATCCTAAAGTTTATAGAAAACCGAAAACACTGAAAAGAGGGGTTATAAGGCTGAACTAGTGCTACCAGATATTAAAACCAGAAGCCTCTATCATagaaacagtatggtaccagtCCATTAACAGgcaaaccaatggaatagaatagaaagcctagaaatagaaatttagtaTATGATAAAGGTAGCATCTCAAATCACTGGGCAAAGGTAGACTTTTTGATAAAAGGTGTTGGGGCAACAGGATACCCAtttgagaaaagatgaaattacATCCATATCTCCTAGCACATATaagaataaactccaaatggattaaagatctaaactTTATTTagggccacctaggtggctcagttggttaggcgtccgacttcggctcaggtcatgatctcgcagactgtatgagccctgtgttgggccctgtgctgacaactgggagcctggagcctgcttcagattctgtgtctccctctctctctgcccctccccaactcacactctctctctaaaaaaataaacattgaaaaaaataaaatttttatttatttttagagacctaaattttaaagagagaaacaacgtaagtactagaagaaaacacagttaTTTTATAGCTCAAGTGTAGGAAACAACTTTTCTGTTGGTATTGAATCAAAATCcagatgcaataaaaaaaaatgttgataaacTTGGAGATCTaaaaatttgagttttaaaaattttactgaggCATATATGAGATACCACATATctatttcaagtatataatttaATGCTTTTGTAAATTTATCAAGTTGTACATCACTATAAATCAGTTTAGAACATTCTCATCAGCCCAATAAGATCCCTCATATACATTTACTGTTAATCCTATCCCTGCCCCCCTCATCCCTACAACCACTAAACTACTTTCTGTTCTACAGATCTGCCTTttatggacattttatataagaCATCATATGATATGTGgtctcttgtgtctggcttcttccactggGCATaatgttgcttttttaaatgtttatttatttagagagcacaagcatgcaTGTGTGAGGTAGGGAGTgacagaaagagggaatcccaaaatgcagggctccaactcatgaaccgtgagatcatgacctgagcagaaattgagtcaggcacttttttttttttccgggagAAGCCAAggtggcagaacagcatggaagtttttttttgcacctcgtgtccatgaaatacagccagatcaacaccaaaccatcctgcacacctagaatactgatttgaggattaacacaacaatacgcacaacctgaaccacagaactcagcaggtactcAGCGTgcagaggtgaactgggggagagagaagccacggagggcagggagctgtttttgcttgtggagagaggaaggagattgggctgtggggggcagggagagtacGGGAAAAGCACCCAACCCAAAAAGcggctggagagaaagtggaaaagtggaaacagctgcagggattgaacaaaaaagggagaaaggagaaaagagagagtttaaattccattaagactctataaacagggggagtgcagagtctgaaactccgcagatCGATACCTGGCTGTGCTTTGCTGGGAAGGGCAAaaccccaggagcagagtgaagtctggggggtgctcaggccacatggggagaggcggctcccctgctggaaggacatttagTAGAGACTGTGCAGCCACCcaagcagaccccagagaacaaccacatttgc
This region of Acinonyx jubatus isolate Ajub_Pintada_27869175 chromosome X, VMU_Ajub_asm_v1.0, whole genome shotgun sequence genomic DNA includes:
- the ATP6AP2 gene encoding renin receptor — its product is MAVLVVLLSLLAAGVLGNEFSILRSPGSVVFRDGNWPIPGERIPDVAALSMGFSVKEDLSWPGLAVGNLFHRPRATVLVLVKGVDKLALPPGSVISYPLENAVPFSLDSVANSIHSLFSEETPVVLQLAPSEERVYMVGKANSVFEDLSVTLRQLRNRLFQENSVLNSLPLNSLSRNNEVDLLFLSELQVLHDISSLLSRHKHLAKDHSPDLYSLELAGLDEIGKHYGEDSEQFRDASKILVDALQKFADDMYNLYGGNAVVELVTVRSFDTSLVRKTRTILEAKQERNPPSPYNLAYKYNLEYSVVFNMVLWIMIALALAVIVTSYNIWNMDPGYDSIIYRMTNQKIRMD